The following DNA comes from Mycolicibacterium aromaticivorans JS19b1 = JCM 16368.
CGGCTCATCGGGGCTGGGGTGGATGCAGTTGACCGGGCAGGCGTAGACGCAGGACCCGTCGCTGCAACACGACTGGGTGATCACATGGGGCACAGGCGTGAGTCCTTCGATCTACGCGGCGGCAACCACGTGCTGGCGGGCAGGCTCGCTGCGGAAGCGGCTCGGCGTACCGTCGATCCGGCAGATCCGCCAGACCAGCTTCGCGAGCGGGTTCATCAGCCCGGTGTCCTGGCACAGCATGCGGACGTCACCGAACATGTCGCGCAACATCTGTCGCGACTCCGGAGACTTGAAGAAGATCTCCTTGCGCACCGAGCGCGGGATGTCGAATTCCTTCCAGAACGCCTTCGGCGGCACGATGATCGCCGAGCACAGCACCCGCATCACGACCGGCACGTACAACGACAGCCAGAACCGCTTGCGGCGCGGCAGGTTCGGCACCCGCTTGCGCAGGTACTCGTGCGCGAACGAGATGTGCCGGGCCTCTTCGGCCACATGGATCGCCATCACCCGCTCCATGATCGGGTGCAGCGTCTTACCTTCGCGCAGAACGTTTTTCTGGGTATGGTCGATGGGCTCCTCGCCGGCGAGGATGCCGAACCAGAACGGGATCGGCAGCGGGCCCGCCACCAACGGGATCGCCGGCTGGACCCACTTGAGCAAGCGCGGCATGCCCGGCACGTCAGCGCCGATGTGGTTGACCATCTCCTGGAACATCATCGTGTGGTTGCACTCTTCGACCGCCTCGTGCAGGCAGTACCGGTATTCCGGAGAACCATTGGGCGCCCAGAACGCGTACTCCATCAGGCCCCGGATGAGGATCGACTCGAAGTGCAGTCCGACCTTCGCGACATTGGACTGACGCCACATGCC
Coding sequences within:
- a CDS encoding AurF N-oxygenase family protein codes for the protein MARTKIIQRWRGNMDVLDDTAYVEKLMTLSEGSVRRNFNPYTDIDWDSPEFAVVPDDERWILPATDPIGQHPWYQSQPKERQIEIGMWRQSNVAKVGLHFESILIRGLMEYAFWAPNGSPEYRYCLHEAVEECNHTMMFQEMVNHIGADVPGMPRLLKWVQPAIPLVAGPLPIPFWFGILAGEEPIDHTQKNVLREGKTLHPIMERVMAIHVAEEARHISFAHEYLRKRVPNLPRRKRFWLSLYVPVVMRVLCSAIIVPPKAFWKEFDIPRSVRKEIFFKSPESRQMLRDMFGDVRMLCQDTGLMNPLAKLVWRICRIDGTPSRFRSEPARQHVVAAA